A portion of the Enterobacter sp. SA187 genome contains these proteins:
- a CDS encoding SLC13 family permease encodes MSLWFSHPLFLPSLIVGVTIVLWATSLLPEFITALLFFAAAMVAKIAPPDVIFGGFASSAFWLVFSGFVLGVAIRKTGLADRAARALSARLTDSWPLMVGSVVLLSYALAFVMPSNMGRIALLMPIVAAMAARAGINDGTRAWYGLALAVGFGTFQLSATILPANVPNLVMSGAAEGSYGIHLNYLPYLLLHTPVLGILKGLVLIGLICWLFPGKPHAPRELAPAGPMSREEKRLAWLLAVVLIMWVSESWHGIGPAWTGLAAACVTLLPRVGFITGDEFASGVNMRTCIYVAGILGLAITVTQTGIGSAVGGALLHVMPLDPDNPFTSFLALTGITTALNFIMTANGVPALYTTLAQSFADATGFPLLSVIMIQVLGYSTPLLPYQASPIVVAMALGKVPARAGMLLCLALAVATYLVLLPLDYLWFSILGRL; translated from the coding sequence TGTCGCTCTGGTTTTCACATCCGCTGTTCCTTCCGTCGCTGATTGTTGGCGTCACCATCGTGCTCTGGGCAACGTCACTGCTGCCGGAGTTTATTACCGCGCTGTTGTTTTTTGCGGCGGCGATGGTGGCAAAAATCGCCCCGCCGGACGTCATTTTCGGCGGCTTCGCTTCTTCAGCCTTCTGGCTGGTATTCAGCGGATTTGTGCTCGGCGTGGCGATCCGCAAAACCGGGCTGGCAGACCGGGCGGCGAGGGCGCTGTCGGCGAGGCTCACCGACTCCTGGCCGTTGATGGTCGGCAGCGTGGTACTGCTGAGCTATGCGCTGGCATTTGTCATGCCGTCGAACATGGGGCGTATAGCGCTATTGATGCCGATTGTCGCGGCAATGGCGGCGCGGGCCGGGATCAACGACGGCACGCGCGCCTGGTACGGGCTGGCGCTGGCGGTGGGCTTCGGCACTTTTCAGCTGTCGGCGACCATTCTGCCTGCTAACGTGCCGAATCTGGTGATGAGCGGGGCGGCGGAAGGCTCTTACGGCATTCATCTTAACTATCTGCCCTACCTGCTGCTGCATACGCCGGTGCTCGGCATTCTGAAAGGCCTGGTGCTGATCGGGCTGATATGCTGGCTGTTTCCCGGTAAACCACATGCGCCGCGCGAGCTGGCTCCCGCCGGGCCGATGAGCCGGGAGGAAAAACGACTCGCCTGGCTGCTGGCGGTGGTGCTGATCATGTGGGTGAGCGAGAGCTGGCACGGTATCGGTCCGGCGTGGACCGGGCTGGCGGCGGCATGCGTCACCCTGTTGCCGCGCGTGGGTTTCATCACCGGCGACGAGTTTGCCAGCGGCGTGAATATGCGCACCTGTATTTATGTGGCGGGCATTTTAGGGCTTGCGATCACCGTGACTCAGACCGGCATTGGCAGCGCCGTAGGCGGCGCGCTGCTGCACGTGATGCCGCTCGATCCCGATAATCCCTTCACCAGTTTTCTTGCCCTGACCGGCATCACCACGGCGTTAAACTTTATTATGACCGCCAACGGCGTACCGGCGTTGTACACCACGCTGGCGCAGAGTTTCGCCGATGCGACGGGCTTTCCGCTGCTGTCGGTGATCATGATTCAGGTGCTGGGGTATTCGACGCCGCTGCTGCCGTATCAGGCATCGCCTATCGTGGTGGCGATGGCGCTGGGCAAAGTGCCGGCGCGGGCGGGAATGCTGCTCTGTCTGGCGCTGGCGGTGGCAACCTATCTGGTGCTGCTGCCGCTGGATTATCTGTGGTTCAGTATTCTGGGACGGCTGTAA
- the tpiA gene encoding triose-phosphate isomerase, with the protein MRHPLVMGNWKLNGNRHMVNELIANLRTELAGVSGCGVAIAPPDLYLDLAKRAADGSHIILGAQNVDVNLSGAFTGETSAEMLKDIGAKYIIIGHSERRTYHAESDEFIAKKFAVLKEQGLIPVLCIGETEAENEAGKTEEVCARQIDAVLKTQGAAAFEGAVIAYEPVWAIGTGKSATPAQAQAVHKFIRDHIAKVDANVAEQVIIQYGGSVNAGNAAELFAQPDIDGALVGGASLKADAFAVIVKAAEAAKQA; encoded by the coding sequence ATGCGACATCCTTTAGTGATGGGTAACTGGAAACTGAACGGCAACCGCCACATGGTAAATGAGCTGATTGCTAACCTGCGTACCGAACTGGCTGGCGTATCTGGCTGTGGCGTTGCTATCGCGCCGCCGGACCTGTACCTGGATCTGGCGAAACGTGCCGCAGACGGTAGCCACATCATCCTCGGCGCGCAGAACGTCGACGTTAACCTGTCTGGCGCATTCACCGGTGAAACCTCCGCAGAAATGCTGAAAGACATCGGCGCAAAATACATCATCATCGGTCACTCTGAGCGTCGTACTTACCACGCGGAATCCGATGAGTTCATCGCTAAAAAATTCGCTGTGCTGAAAGAACAGGGTCTGATCCCGGTGCTGTGCATCGGTGAAACCGAAGCGGAAAACGAAGCGGGTAAAACCGAAGAAGTGTGCGCACGTCAGATCGACGCGGTGCTGAAAACTCAGGGCGCGGCCGCCTTTGAAGGCGCAGTGATTGCCTACGAACCGGTCTGGGCTATCGGTACCGGCAAATCCGCTACCCCTGCGCAGGCGCAGGCAGTACACAAATTCATCCGCGACCACATCGCGAAAGTGGATGCGAACGTGGCTGAGCAGGTCATCATCCAGTACGGCGGTTCTGTAAACGCCGGTAACGCAGCTGAACTGTTCGCCCAGCCGGACATCGACGGCGCGCTGGTTGGCGGTGCTTCCCTGAAAGCTGACGCCTTCGCGGTGATCGTGAAAGCGGCAGAAGCGGCTAAACAAGCGTAA
- a CDS encoding DUF1454 family protein: protein MKIRDLRVCLLLSLLLTSLAGRAVDAPLAATAPYLVTGAPTFDLSISAFREKFNTANPGLTLNEFRAIDSRTDRASLTRAASKINDNLYASTALERGTLKIKSMQITWLPIRGPDQKASKAKAQEYMAAVLRVFTPTLTSAQSLQKLQKILAGGKGKVYFAETEGALRYVVADNGEKGLTFAVEPIKLTLSETPEGNNK from the coding sequence ATGAAGATACGGGATTTACGGGTTTGCCTGTTGCTTTCCCTGCTGCTGACCAGCCTGGCAGGCCGCGCCGTGGACGCGCCGCTGGCGGCAACGGCCCCTTACCTGGTGACGGGCGCGCCCACCTTTGATCTCTCTATCAGCGCGTTCCGGGAAAAATTTAATACCGCCAACCCAGGGCTTACGCTGAACGAGTTTCGCGCTATAGATTCGCGTACCGATCGCGCCAGCCTGACGCGGGCCGCCAGCAAGATTAACGATAATCTCTATGCCTCAACCGCGCTGGAGCGCGGCACGCTGAAGATCAAATCGATGCAGATCACCTGGCTGCCGATCCGCGGGCCGGATCAGAAAGCCTCGAAGGCGAAAGCGCAGGAATATATGGCCGCCGTCCTGCGCGTTTTCACTCCCACGTTGACCAGCGCGCAAAGTCTGCAAAAGCTGCAAAAAATTCTCGCTGGCGGTAAAGGCAAAGTTTATTTCGCCGAAACCGAGGGCGCATTGCGTTATGTAGTGGCAGATAACGGCGAAAAGGGGCTGACCTTCGCTGTTGAACCGATTAAGCTGACGCTATCTGAGACACCTGAAGGCAACAATAAATGA
- a CDS encoding DUF805 domain-containing protein encodes MTIQQWLFSFKGRIGRRDFWIWIALWALAMVLLFTLAGKGLMDLQMAAFALVCLIWPTACVTVKRLHDRNKSGLWALLMVVAWILLAGNWAVLGGVWVWAVGRFIPTLIMVMLLIDLGAFVGTQGENKFGKDTLDVKFR; translated from the coding sequence ATGACCATACAGCAGTGGTTATTCTCATTTAAAGGACGTATTGGGCGTCGTGACTTCTGGATCTGGATCGCGCTCTGGGCGCTGGCCATGGTGTTGCTGTTTACGCTCGCCGGTAAAGGACTGATGGATCTGCAAATGGCCGCTTTTGCGCTGGTGTGCCTGATATGGCCGACGGCATGCGTAACCGTCAAGCGGCTGCACGATCGCAATAAATCCGGCCTGTGGGCGTTACTGATGGTGGTAGCGTGGATCTTACTGGCCGGGAACTGGGCGGTGCTGGGCGGCGTCTGGGTCTGGGCGGTCGGACGCTTCATTCCGACGCTGATCATGGTAATGCTCTTGATCGACCTGGGCGCGTTTGTGGGCACCCAGGGCGAAAATAAGTTCGGCAAAGACACGCTGGACGTGAAGTTCCGTTAA
- the fpr gene encoding ferredoxin--NADP(+) reductase, translating to MADWVTGKVVKVEFWTDALFSLTVHAPVNPFTAGQFAKLGLEIDGERVQRAYSYVNAPSDPDLEFYLVTVPDGKLSPRLAALKPGDEVLIVAEAAGFFVLDEVPDCDTLWMLATGTAIGPYLSMLQEGKGLERFKNLVLVHAARYAADLSYLPLMLELQKRYEGKLHIQTVVSRETVSGSLHGRVPALIESGELEKAVGLPMDTATSHVMLCGNPQMVRDTQQLLKDTRQMTKHLRRRPGHMTAEHYW from the coding sequence ATGGCGGATTGGGTAACAGGAAAAGTCGTAAAGGTTGAATTCTGGACCGATGCGCTCTTTAGTCTCACCGTTCATGCCCCCGTTAATCCCTTCACTGCCGGTCAGTTTGCCAAGCTGGGACTGGAGATTGACGGCGAGCGCGTACAGCGCGCCTACTCTTATGTCAATGCCCCTTCCGATCCCGATCTGGAATTCTATCTGGTCACGGTGCCGGACGGTAAGCTCAGCCCACGGCTGGCGGCGCTGAAACCCGGTGATGAAGTGCTCATCGTGGCCGAAGCCGCCGGTTTCTTTGTGCTTGATGAAGTGCCGGACTGCGACACTCTGTGGATGCTGGCGACGGGTACGGCGATTGGGCCTTATCTGTCGATGTTGCAGGAAGGCAAAGGGCTGGAGCGCTTTAAAAACCTGGTGCTGGTGCACGCTGCGCGTTACGCCGCGGATCTCAGCTATCTGCCGCTAATGCTGGAGCTGCAAAAGCGCTACGAAGGAAAACTGCATATACAGACGGTAGTCAGCCGTGAAACGGTTTCCGGCTCGCTGCACGGGCGCGTACCGGCGCTGATTGAAAGCGGAGAACTGGAAAAAGCCGTGGGACTGCCGATGGATACCGCGACCAGCCACGTGATGCTGTGCGGTAATCCGCAGATGGTGCGTGATACCCAGCAGTTACTGAAAGATACCCGGCAGATGACCAAACATTTGCGTCGCCGTCCGGGTCATATGACCGCTGAGCATTACTGGTAA
- the glpX gene encoding class II fructose-bisphosphatase, protein MKRELAIEFSRVTEAAALAGYKWLGRGDKNVADGAAVHAMRIMLNQVNIDGTIVIGEGEIDEAPMLYIGEKVGTGNGDAVDIAVDPIEGTRMTAMGQANALAVLAVGDKGTFLNAPDMYMEKLIVGPGAKGAIDLNLPLEQNLRNVAAALQKPLSELTVTILAKPRHDGVIAEMQKLGVRVFAIPDGDVAASILTCMPDSEVDVLYGIGGAPEGVVSAAVIRALDGDMQGRLLARHTVKGDSEENRRIGEQELARCKAMGIEAGTVLQLDDMARNDNVIFSATGITKGDLLDGITRKGNMATTETLLIRGKSRTIRRIKSIHYLDRKDVDVQRHIL, encoded by the coding sequence ATGAAACGAGAACTTGCCATCGAATTTTCCCGCGTAACGGAAGCTGCCGCGCTGGCGGGCTATAAGTGGCTGGGCCGCGGCGACAAAAACGTTGCCGATGGCGCAGCGGTACACGCCATGCGCATCATGCTTAATCAGGTCAATATCGACGGCACCATCGTGATTGGCGAAGGTGAAATCGACGAAGCGCCGATGCTCTACATCGGTGAAAAAGTCGGTACCGGCAACGGCGATGCGGTGGATATCGCCGTGGATCCTATCGAAGGTACCCGCATGACGGCGATGGGCCAGGCCAATGCGCTGGCGGTGCTGGCAGTGGGCGATAAAGGCACCTTCCTGAACGCGCCTGACATGTATATGGAAAAACTCATTGTCGGGCCCGGCGCGAAAGGCGCCATCGATCTCAACCTGCCGCTGGAACAAAACCTGCGTAACGTCGCTGCTGCGCTGCAAAAACCGCTTTCTGAACTGACGGTCACCATTCTGGCGAAACCGCGCCACGACGGCGTGATCGCGGAAATGCAAAAGCTCGGCGTGCGCGTGTTCGCCATTCCGGATGGCGATGTCGCCGCATCCATTCTCACCTGTATGCCTGACAGCGAAGTGGACGTGCTGTACGGCATCGGCGGTGCGCCGGAGGGCGTGGTGTCAGCCGCGGTGATCCGCGCGCTGGACGGCGACATGCAGGGCCGTCTGCTGGCACGTCACACCGTCAAAGGCGACAGCGAGGAAAATCGTCGCATCGGCGAGCAGGAGCTGGCGCGCTGCAAAGCGATGGGCATTGAGGCAGGCACCGTGCTTCAGCTGGATGATATGGCGCGTAACGACAACGTGATTTTCTCGGCCACCGGCATCACCAAAGGCGATCTGCTGGACGGCATCACCCGTAAAGGCAATATGGCGACCACCGAAACGCTGCTGATCCGTGGCAAATCGCGCACCATTCGCCGCATTAAATCCATTCATTATCTGGATCGTAAAGACGTGGACGTACAGCGACATATTCTCTGA
- the glpK gene encoding glycerol kinase GlpK, protein MTDKKYIVAVDQGTTSSRAVVMDHDANIISVAQREFEQIYPKPGWVEHDPMEIWASQSSTLVEVLAKADINADQVAAIGITNQRETAIVWDKETGKPIYNAIVWQCRRTSDICEHLKRDGLEDYVRKTTGLVIDPYFSGTKVKWILDHVEGSRERAKRGELLFGTVDTWLIWKMTQGRVHVTDYTNASRTMLFNIHTLEWDAKMLEVLDIPREMLPEVRKSSEVYGQTNVGGKGGTRIPIAGIAGDQQAALFGQLCVKEGMAKNTYGTGCFMLMNTGEKAVASEHGLLTTIACGPHGEVNYALEGAVFMAGASIQWLRDEVKLISDAFDSEYFATKVKDTNGVYVVPAFTGLGAPYWDPYARGAIFGLTRGVNSNHIIRATLESIAYQTRDVLEAMQADSGIRLHALRVDGGAVANNFLMQFQSDILGTRVERPEVREVTALGAAYLAGLAVGFWQNLDELQEKAVIEREFRPGIETTERNYRYSGWKKAVKRAMAWEERDE, encoded by the coding sequence ATGACTGACAAAAAATATATCGTTGCGGTTGACCAGGGAACCACCAGCTCCCGTGCCGTTGTAATGGATCACGACGCCAATATCATCAGTGTCGCGCAGCGCGAATTCGAACAAATTTATCCAAAGCCAGGCTGGGTTGAACATGACCCGATGGAAATCTGGGCGAGCCAGAGTTCAACGCTGGTGGAAGTGCTGGCGAAAGCTGACATCAACGCCGATCAGGTGGCCGCCATTGGTATCACCAACCAGCGCGAAACCGCTATCGTATGGGATAAAGAGACCGGCAAGCCGATTTACAACGCCATCGTCTGGCAGTGCCGTCGTACTTCCGACATCTGTGAGCATTTAAAACGTGATGGCCTGGAAGATTACGTGCGTAAAACCACCGGTCTGGTGATCGACCCGTACTTCTCCGGGACCAAAGTGAAGTGGATCCTTGACCACGTGGAAGGCTCCCGCGAGCGTGCTAAGCGCGGCGAACTGCTGTTCGGCACCGTCGATACCTGGCTTATCTGGAAAATGACCCAGGGGCGCGTGCACGTTACGGATTACACCAACGCCTCCCGTACCATGCTGTTCAACATCCACACGCTGGAATGGGACGCCAAAATGCTGGAAGTGCTGGATATTCCGCGGGAAATGCTGCCGGAAGTCCGCAAATCTTCAGAAGTGTACGGCCAGACCAACGTCGGCGGTAAAGGCGGCACCCGTATTCCTATCGCCGGTATCGCCGGTGACCAGCAGGCGGCGCTGTTCGGCCAGTTGTGCGTTAAAGAAGGGATGGCGAAAAACACCTACGGCACCGGCTGCTTTATGCTGATGAACACAGGCGAAAAAGCGGTGGCGTCCGAGCACGGTCTACTGACCACCATCGCCTGCGGTCCGCACGGCGAAGTGAACTATGCGCTGGAAGGCGCAGTGTTTATGGCAGGTGCATCCATCCAGTGGCTGCGTGATGAAGTGAAGCTGATCAGCGATGCTTTCGATTCCGAATACTTCGCCACCAAAGTGAAGGATACCAACGGCGTGTACGTCGTGCCGGCCTTTACCGGTCTGGGCGCGCCTTACTGGGACCCTTATGCCCGCGGCGCGATCTTCGGCCTGACCCGTGGCGTGAACTCTAACCACATCATCCGTGCGACGCTGGAATCCATCGCCTATCAGACCCGTGATGTGCTGGAAGCGATGCAGGCCGACTCCGGTATTCGTCTGCACGCCCTGCGCGTGGACGGCGGCGCGGTGGCTAACAACTTCCTGATGCAGTTCCAGTCCGATATTCTCGGCACCCGCGTGGAACGTCCTGAAGTGCGTGAAGTGACGGCGCTGGGCGCAGCTTATCTGGCGGGCCTGGCAGTGGGCTTCTGGCAGAATCTGGATGAGCTACAGGAAAAAGCGGTCATTGAGCGTGAATTCCGTCCGGGCATCGAAACCACTGAACGTAACTATCGCTACAGCGGCTGGAAGAAAGCGGTGAAACGCGCCATGGCGTGGGAAGAGCGCGACGAGTAA
- a CDS encoding MIP/aquaporin family protein has translation MSQTSTLKGQCIAEFLGTGLLIFFGVGCVAALKVAGATFGQWEISIIWGLGVAMAIYLTAGVSGAHLNPAVTIALWRFACFDGRKVVPFIVSQFAGAFCAAAIVYGLYYNLFIDFEQSHQMVRGSVESLDLAGIFSTYPNPHINFVQAFAVEMVITAILMGVIMALGDDGNGIPRGPLAPLLIGLLIAVIGASMGPLTGFAMNPARDLGPKTFAWLAGWGDVAFTGGKDIPYFLVPLFGPIVGASLGAFGYRKLIGRHLPCDTCVVEDEKAPASATAQQKASL, from the coding sequence ATGAGTCAAACATCAACCTTGAAAGGCCAGTGCATCGCCGAATTTCTCGGAACCGGGTTGTTGATTTTCTTCGGTGTCGGATGTGTCGCAGCGCTGAAAGTGGCAGGCGCCACTTTTGGACAGTGGGAAATCAGTATTATCTGGGGTCTGGGCGTGGCGATGGCCATCTACCTGACCGCAGGGGTTTCCGGGGCACATCTTAATCCGGCGGTAACCATTGCGTTATGGCGATTTGCCTGTTTCGACGGGCGTAAAGTTGTACCATTTATCGTTTCTCAATTTGCCGGCGCGTTTTGCGCAGCGGCGATCGTTTACGGGCTTTATTACAATCTTTTCATCGACTTTGAGCAATCGCATCAGATGGTGCGCGGTAGCGTCGAAAGTCTGGATCTGGCAGGTATCTTCTCAACTTATCCGAATCCGCATATCAATTTTGTGCAGGCCTTCGCGGTTGAAATGGTGATTACCGCTATTCTGATGGGCGTGATCATGGCGCTGGGCGACGATGGCAACGGCATTCCGCGCGGCCCGCTGGCTCCGCTGTTAATCGGCCTGCTCATCGCGGTGATTGGGGCATCCATGGGGCCGCTGACCGGCTTTGCGATGAACCCGGCGCGTGATCTTGGTCCTAAAACCTTCGCCTGGCTTGCCGGCTGGGGTGACGTTGCCTTCACCGGCGGCAAAGATATTCCTTACTTCCTGGTGCCGCTGTTTGGGCCGATCGTGGGCGCGTCTCTGGGTGCGTTTGGCTATCGTAAGCTGATTGGCCGCCACCTGCCCTGCGATACCTGCGTAGTGGAAGATGAGAAGGCTCCGGCCAGCGCCACTGCACAACAAAAAGCTTCGCTGTAA
- the zapB gene encoding septal ring assembly protein ZapB: MTMSLEVFEKLEAKVQQAIDTITLLQMEIEELKEKNNSLSQEMQSAQHSREQLERENHELREQQSGWQDRLQALLGRMEEV, encoded by the coding sequence ATGACTATGTCATTAGAAGTGTTTGAGAAGCTGGAAGCGAAAGTACAGCAGGCGATTGATACCATCACCCTGCTGCAGATGGAAATCGAAGAGCTGAAAGAAAAGAACAACTCGCTGTCACAGGAAATGCAGTCCGCACAGCACTCCCGCGAGCAGCTGGAGCGTGAGAACCACGAACTGAGAGAACAGCAGTCCGGCTGGCAGGATCGTCTGCAGGCTTTATTAGGCCGCATGGAAGAAGTCTGA
- the rraA gene encoding ribonuclease E activity regulator RraA has translation MKYDTSELCDIYQEDVNVVEPLFSNFGGRSSFGGQIITVKCFEDNGLLYDLLEQNGRGRVLLIDGGGSVRRALIDAELGRLALQNEWEGIVVYGAVRQVDDLEELDIGIQAIAAIPVGATAEGIGESDIRVNFGGVTFFSGDHLYADNTGIILSEDPLDIE, from the coding sequence ATGAAATATGATACTTCTGAGCTTTGTGACATCTACCAGGAAGATGTCAACGTCGTGGAACCGCTGTTCTCCAACTTTGGTGGACGGTCGTCTTTTGGCGGACAAATCATCACGGTCAAATGTTTCGAGGACAACGGGTTGCTCTATGATCTGCTCGAACAGAATGGTCGTGGACGCGTTTTGCTGATCGATGGCGGCGGTTCGGTACGTCGTGCATTAATTGATGCAGAACTGGGACGCCTGGCCCTGCAAAACGAATGGGAAGGCATTGTGGTCTATGGCGCAGTACGCCAGGTAGACGATCTCGAAGAGCTGGACATCGGCATTCAGGCCATTGCCGCTATTCCGGTAGGCGCAACCGCAGAAGGGATTGGCGAAAGCGACATCCGCGTTAATTTTGGCGGCGTGACTTTCTTCTCCGGCGACCATCTCTACGCCGATAACACCGGCATTATCCTTTCCGAAGATCCCCTGGATATCGAGTAA
- the menA gene encoding 1,4-dihydroxy-2-naphthoate polyprenyltransferase, giving the protein MTDSRPLSRTQAWLESLRPKTLPLAFAAIVVGTTLAWWQGHFDPLVAVLALITAGLLQILSNLANDYGDAVKGSDKPDRIGPLRGMQKGAITQAQMKRALIVTVILSALSGLALVAVAYQTLADFVGFLVLGGLSIIAAITYTVGRRPYGYIGLGDISVLLFFGWLSVMGSWYLQAHTLIPALFLPATACGLLSTAVLNINNLRDINSDRTNGKDTLVVRLGPVNARRYHACLLAGAWLCFALFNLISLQSLWGWLFVLATPVLVKQARYVLRETEASAMPPMLERTVKAALLTNLLFVVGIVLSQLAV; this is encoded by the coding sequence ATGACTGACTCGCGCCCTTTAAGCCGCACCCAGGCCTGGCTGGAAAGCCTGCGTCCGAAAACTCTTCCTCTGGCCTTCGCCGCGATTGTGGTCGGCACAACGCTGGCCTGGTGGCAGGGGCATTTTGATCCCCTCGTCGCCGTGCTGGCGCTGATCACCGCCGGTCTGCTGCAAATCCTCTCCAATCTGGCGAACGATTACGGCGATGCGGTAAAAGGCAGCGATAAGCCCGACCGTATCGGGCCGCTGCGTGGTATGCAAAAGGGCGCGATCACCCAGGCGCAGATGAAGCGGGCGCTGATCGTAACAGTTATCCTGAGCGCGCTGTCCGGACTGGCGCTGGTCGCCGTGGCCTACCAGACGCTGGCGGATTTTGTCGGCTTCCTGGTGCTGGGCGGGCTGTCGATTATCGCCGCCATCACCTATACCGTCGGGCGTCGTCCCTATGGCTACATTGGGCTGGGCGATATTTCCGTGCTGCTGTTCTTTGGCTGGCTGAGCGTGATGGGAAGCTGGTATTTACAGGCGCACACGCTGATCCCGGCGCTGTTCCTGCCTGCCACGGCCTGCGGCCTGCTGTCCACCGCGGTGCTGAACATCAATAATCTGCGCGATATTAACAGCGATCGTACCAACGGTAAGGACACGCTGGTGGTGCGTCTGGGGCCGGTGAATGCCCGCCGTTATCACGCCTGCCTGCTGGCGGGCGCGTGGCTGTGCTTCGCCCTGTTCAACCTGATTTCACTGCAAAGTCTGTGGGGCTGGCTGTTCGTGCTCGCCACGCCCGTGCTGGTAAAACAGGCGCGCTATGTACTGCGTGAAACCGAAGCGAGCGCGATGCCGCCGATGCTTGAACGCACCGTAAAAGCCGCGCTTTTAACTAACCTGTTGTTTGTAGTCGGTATAGTGCTAAGTCAGCTGGCGGTTTAA
- the hslU gene encoding HslU--HslV peptidase ATPase subunit, with translation MSEMTPREIVSELNKHIIGQDNAKRSVAIALRNRWRRMQLDEELRHEVTPKNILMIGPTGVGKTEIARRLAKLANAPFIKVEATKFTEVGYVGKEVDSIIRDLTDAAIKMVRSNSIEKHRYRAEEMAEERILDVLIPPAKNNWGQPEQQQEPSAARQSFRKKLREGELDDKEIEINLSAAPMGVEIMAPPGMEEMTSQLQSMFQNLGGQKQKPRKLKIKEAMKLLIEEEAAKLVNPEELKQDAIDAVEQHGIVFIDEIDKICKRGESNGPDVSREGVQRDLLPLVEGCTVSTKHGMVKTDHILFIASGAFQVAKPSDLIPELQGRLPIRVELQALTTEDFERILTEPNASVTVQYKALMATEGVNIDFTEDGIKRIAQAAWQVNETTENIGARRLHTVLERLMEDISYDASDRNGESITIDAAYVSKHLDELVADEDLSRFIL, from the coding sequence ATGTCTGAAATGACCCCACGCGAAATTGTCAGCGAACTGAATAAACACATCATTGGTCAGGATAACGCCAAGCGTTCCGTGGCCATTGCCCTGCGTAACCGCTGGCGTCGTATGCAGCTCGACGAAGAGCTGCGCCATGAAGTTACCCCGAAAAATATTCTGATGATTGGCCCGACCGGCGTCGGTAAAACCGAAATCGCCCGTCGTCTGGCGAAGCTGGCGAACGCGCCTTTCATCAAAGTGGAAGCGACCAAATTCACCGAAGTGGGCTATGTGGGTAAAGAAGTGGATTCTATCATCCGCGATCTGACCGATGCCGCTATCAAGATGGTGCGCAGCAACTCCATTGAAAAACACCGCTACCGCGCGGAAGAAATGGCGGAAGAGCGCATTCTGGACGTGCTGATCCCACCGGCGAAAAACAACTGGGGCCAGCCTGAACAGCAGCAGGAGCCGTCCGCCGCGCGCCAGTCCTTCCGCAAAAAGCTGCGTGAAGGCGAGCTGGACGACAAAGAGATCGAAATCAATCTCTCTGCCGCACCGATGGGCGTTGAAATCATGGCCCCTCCGGGCATGGAAGAGATGACTAGCCAGTTGCAGTCCATGTTCCAGAACCTGGGCGGGCAGAAGCAGAAACCGCGTAAGCTGAAAATCAAAGAAGCGATGAAGCTGCTGATTGAAGAAGAAGCGGCGAAGCTGGTGAACCCGGAAGAGCTGAAGCAGGACGCCATTGATGCTGTTGAGCAGCACGGCATCGTGTTTATCGATGAGATCGATAAAATCTGTAAGCGCGGCGAATCCAACGGCCCGGACGTTTCCCGCGAAGGCGTGCAGCGCGATCTGCTGCCGCTGGTGGAAGGCTGTACCGTCTCCACGAAACACGGCATGGTGAAGACTGACCACATTCTGTTTATCGCCTCTGGCGCGTTCCAGGTGGCGAAGCCGTCGGATCTGATCCCGGAACTGCAGGGTCGTCTGCCGATCCGCGTGGAACTCCAGGCGCTGACCACGGAAGATTTCGAACGTATCCTGACTGAGCCAAACGCGTCCGTTACCGTGCAGTACAAAGCGCTGATGGCCACCGAAGGCGTGAACATCGACTTCACCGAAGATGGTATCAAGCGCATCGCGCAGGCCGCCTGGCAGGTGAACGAAACCACGGAAAACATCGGTGCCCGCCGTCTGCATACTGTGCTGGAGCGTCTGATGGAAGATATCTCCTATGACGCCAGCGATCGCAATGGTGAATCCATCACTATTGATGCGGCTTATGTGAGCAAACACCTGGATGAGCTGGTTGCAGATGAAGATTTGAGCCGTTTTATCTTATAA